The following are encoded together in the Drosophila sechellia strain sech25 chromosome 3R, ASM438219v1, whole genome shotgun sequence genome:
- the LOC6619063 gene encoding larval cuticle protein A1A, which translates to MLKISLLSAVLGIAYAGVIGPGPYYGGPAGPGPLHHYGGYAPQHGPLPGPYVAPKPAAPEPYDPDPKYSFGYDIQDGYTGDLKSQHETRHGDVVKGSYSVVDPDGTKRTVDYTADPHHGFNAVVRKEPLAYKAPAHLAPVVAPAPAPVPAHYGPAPAPPLPPVPKAPLLSYPLALGPYHRGAPAPAPGPAPAPAPAPVSVPVATPVLPSAHFHAAYPALAHSPYVHYPAPGPAPAPVDPHAYYHH; encoded by the exons ATGCTGAAG atTTCCCTGCTGAGCGCCGTGCTGGGAATCGCCTATGCGGGCGTGATTGGACCCGGACCATACTATGGCGGTCCAGCTGGTCCCGGACCTCTGCACCATTATGGAGGATATGCCCCGCAGCATGGGCCCCTGCCAGGTCCCTATGTGGCGCCCAAACCGGCTGCTCCCGAACCCTACGATCCCGACCCGAAGTATTCCTTTGGCTACGACATCCAGGATGGGTATACTGGTGACCTGAAGTCACAGCACGAGACGCGCCACGGAGATGTGGTTAAGGGCAGCTACTCTGTTGTGGATCCGGATGGAACCAAACGCACCGTTGACTACACAGCGGATCCCCATCACGGATTTAATGCGGTGGTTCGCAAGGAGCCGCTGGCCTACAAGGCACCCGCGCACCTGGCACCAGTCGTCGCACCTGCACCCGCTCCAGTTCCAGCTCATTACGGCCCGGCCCCGGCTCCCCCACTTCCGCCGGTGCCCAAGGCTCCTCTGCTTTCGTATCCTCTTGCCTTGGGACCGTACCACCGGggtgctcctgctcctgcacctggtcccgctcccgctcctgctccagctccggTGTCTGTGCCAGTGGCTACTCCAGTCCTGCCCTCCGCCCACTTCCATGCCGCCTATCCCGCCCTGGCCCACAGCCCCTATGTCCACTATCCGGCTCCAGGTCCGGCCCCCGCTCCAGTGGACCCCCATGCCTACTACCATCACTGA